The genomic DNA ttagCCATTCCAAGCCTGTATCTCCACTGAATGGGGCCATGGCTGATCACTCTTCATACAGTGCACACTGCAACACAACAATCgtacacaaaaaaaaaaatccctgcagTATTCTGTTGTCACAGATGAAAAGCAAGGATTTTAGCCTTTAACGTGATACTTAAAAAAGCAATCTCAGGCAACCATTGGTGAGTATTCAACAATCCAGGGTTGGAAAGACAGAGGAACAAGGTAAATGAAATAAGCTTATATTAATTAGTAACTTGCAGATTCTATTAGTGACCTTTGCAACAGTCGTTGTGAGCAAGTTGTAAAACTGACCAGTTTGCACTCAGGCTGGAGGCAGCGGTATCAAAATGTGGTGCCGATACaagggacttgaaacgttaactctgtttctctctccacagctgctaccagacctgagtttttccagcaattttattttatttgttaacCACTTTCTGTTAAAGGCTTTAAactctgtcaacatcctgggggttattattgaccagaaactgaactggagcagccataaaatactgtggctacaagagcaggtcagacgctggGAATTCTTTAGCAAGTAACtaactcccaactccccaaagcctattcacaaggcacaagtggaatactctgcacttgcctggatgagtgcagttccaacaacacaagaaaatTGACAATATTCAGGAaaaagcaggccacttgattgacaccacacccACTATCTTCCACTCCCTCTACTACCAACGGTggtcacaagatgcactgcagcaactcaccaaggatcatTTATagaatcttccaaacccacgacctctaccaccttgaagaacgagggcaggagatgcatgggaatacgACCGCCTGCAAGTACCCCTCCAacccacacgccatcctgacttggaaatatatcgccgttccttcactattgctgggtcaaaatcctggaacgccctccctaacagcacctatGCCTACACCACACGGTCTGCTGCGGTtgaaggaagcagctcaccaccgcctttctcaagggcacttagggatggacagtaaGCGCTGGCTCAGCTAGAGGCACCCACATCCCAATGAAAGAattacaacaaaaaaaaattagctCTCATATTTGAGTACCAATTAAGCATCTCCTTCTTAGGAGGATCATCACCTAACCTCCACTCAGAGGTGTATTTGTATTCTTCCTCACCCTGTGCTTGCTATCTccagaggacaggcacagacagacagacaggcatcAGGTGAGGATCTGATGTCTTGCAACACTCTCGCTTTAAGGTGATGCGTGACGAATTGAGAACCGGCAACAGGATTAGGGCGCGTGCGCCAAACCGTTGCGGCAGCACCACGCCTGCGCGAATGTGTTAGCCGCATGCGCAATGCGTCAACGAATGGAAATTGGAGCAGCTTTACCCTGCACCAGGGACGCCGCAATAATCTCAGTTTCGTAACCGTACTTTATCAGGAAAACATCCGAAATGATCTGCCGAATCCGGTCACATTTACAAACAAAAACCTACCGAGGCTCTCGACTTTTTTTTTTGACCGCAGTTCTCCGTTCAGGTACCGGACACTGCAGTCAAGCAGTGAACCGCGCGAGCCGACTCAGTCCAACCGTCAACCACGTGAGGAGGCTCAAACCCCTCCTCAAGCGACGGGTCAGGCACTGCGGCTGCGcagaggtgggggtgggcgggctCGAGCGAGCGTGCGTGCGTACGTGTTGAGGGGCATTCAGGGAAATGCGTACAATTGGGACTACAAATCCCGAACCGCAGCGCGCCCTGGTGCCGCATGCGCGGTATTTGACACACAGGTCTGGTGGACTGTCGGGGTTTGGAATCTCGCTGGGAGGGAATGGCAGCGTTTGTGAGGAGGATCATCAGCACCACCAAGGCACCGGGGGCAATCGGCCCCTATAGGTAAATCCTACTCAACAGCTTCCAATGGGCGGTGGAGTGAGATtagatagttttttttaaacaatactATGGGTTGAAACTGTTGCATTCCTTGTACAACAGTTGCATTTAGAACTAAAACTCCATTGCAACACTTCAGAAGCACTTAATTGATGGTAAAGTATTTTGGCTTGGAAGTCCTGCATAATTGCAAATTCTTGCTTTAAAACAAGTAGCTGTGCCCAACTGTAAAATAGAAAGTTCCAAAGAAGTAGAacgttccaaagaagagtcatgttgCACTCTTGTGTGTTTCTCTGTACAGAAGCTGCCAGccgccagatctgctgagtttttctcgcACTTTTTTTGTTTCAGGCCTCCAGcatctataacaaaaacaaaaataaatactcagcaggtctgacagcatctgcggaaagggacACTTGACGTTTCGAGAAGGGTCGtgcggactcgaagcgttaactgtgtccctctccgcagatgctgtcggacctgctgagtttttcccggtgtttttgtttttgttctagatttccagcacccgcagtattttgcttttatcttcagcGTCTATAATTGCTTTTATTTGAGCAACCTATGAAGGACAGTTGCCTTCCCCACCGACCCCGCTCCGTTCAACTCCGTTCGAGTGCATTAATTGTGTGTCAGGAAAGCAGAACTTGCATTTCCACCATGCATTCATTGACTAAACTGTTATAAAATTCAAACACCAGTACACAGAACAGTGTGGTCCACAAGTGTTTTTGGCAGCCATAATGTTCTGACAATAGTATACTCCAAAGGTCACTTTGCTTTAATATTAATCTGACCATGGAAGCGAGGATGGTATCGACAATGGCTACCAAACGGGTTTATACTTACACTCCCAAGGCTCCAGTTGGACTTGGAATTTACAGGTACCATAGAAAGGCATAACATTAGTGTGTTGAAATAAAGTACTTTTGTTTTGAGTGTAACACTGATGGTCAGATTTACTTTATATTGTTATAACCAGGTTAACAGGAGCGAACTGActcctctctttgtcccactTCTGAGTTGATTATaaacagagtttgaatttaaaaggAAGGGAATATTGTAGATttaatatatatttaacttgtataGCTTGGTTCAAAAAATAAGCCAGCTGTGTAATTTAAGTTAACGAGTAAAGAGTTAGTTTTATTGCTAAAACTCACTCGGGTAAAGATGCAGCAATTATTAACGAAaggtttaaaatgtacaaatataTCAAACTACCCACTAATGTAGAAACAGCACAAtagatggcgtagtggtattgtcactgggctagtatcccagagacccaggttaatgctctggggacaagggtacgAACTCCGCCACTGCAGATGCCTGTTGGGTTTCAATAAAAAGACtcaataataatctggaattaaaagtctaatgatgaccttgaaaccattgttgtaaagacccatctggttcactaactggaaggaagtctgccatccttacctggtctggtctggcctacatgggactgCAGACTctcagcaacgtggttgacctctgaaatggcccagcaagccactcgcttgtatcaaactactacaaagtctcaaaaaaggaatgaaacaggatGGGCCAtttggcattgacctaggcaacaGAAACGGCAACGGCAAACTCGACCCTGCAAATTCCTGCttacatctgggggctggtgccaaaattgggagaggtgtTTCATGGACTAGTCAAGGAACAGCCTGGTagagtcatcctcatggaaaggagaggttgagtaggttgggcctgtgctcattggagtttagaagaatgagaggtggtcttattgaaacatataagattcttagggggcttgacagggtagatgctgagaggttgggagagcctaggaccagagggcataatctcagagtaagaggtcacccatttaaaactgataggaggattttcttctctgaggggaggtaatctgtggaattctttactgtagaggctgggtcattaagtatattcaaggcagggatagacagatttttaatccgtaagggaatcgagggttatgggaaaaggcaggagagtggtgtTGATTATCAGATCacccgtgatctcattgaatggcggagcagacttgacgggccgaatgacctatttttgctcctacgtcttatggtcttgtggtaatcataacttacagataatgtcccagatacccaAGGATCGTGATGATGGTATGTCCTGTCACTCTGGAAGGACAGATCccacagaggtggaggcacagtggtatacagtcgggagggagttgccctgggagtcctcaacaccgACCTGgaccccttgaagtctcatggcatcagttcaaacatgggcaagtaaaCCTCCTACTAATTACCACGtaacaccctccctcagctgatgaattagtgcttaTCCATATTGAAcgctacttggaggaagcactgcgggtggcaagggtgcagaatgcactctgggtggaggacttcaatgtccatcaccaagagtggcttgatagcaccactactgactgaactggccaaATCCTAAAGAACCTAGCTGCTAGTtggggtctgcggcaggtggtgagggaaccaataaaagggaaaaacatacttgacctcatactcaccaacctgcctgccgcagatgcatctgtccgtgacagtatcagcaggggtgaccaccgcacagtcattttggagacaaagtcccgacttcacattgaggataccctccaacgtgtttgtgtggcactaccactgtgctaaatgggatagatttagaatagatctagcaagtcaagactgggcatccatgaggcgctgtgggccatcatcagcagcagaattgtactcgaacacaatctgtaactttatggcctggcatatccccccactttaccattaccatcaaaccaggggaacaaccctgggtcaatgaagagtgcaggagggcatgccaggagcagcaccagacatacctaaaaatgaggtgtcaacccggtgaagctaaAATAcatgactacttgcatgccaaacaacggatcagatctaagctctgcagtcctgccacaccctgtcatgaatggaggtggacaattaaacaactcgctggaggaggcggctccacaaaaatccccatcctcaatgacgggggagcccagcacatcagtgcaaaagataaagctgaagcatttgttacaatcttcagctagaagtgttgagtggatgatccatcttggcctcctccggaggtcctcagcatcacagatgccagtcttcagccaattcgattcactccatgtaatatcaagaaatggttgaaggcactggacactgcaaaggctatggaccctgacaatattccagcaatagtactgaagacacgtgctccagaatttgctgcgcccctagccaagctgttccagtacagctacaacactggcatcaacctggctttggggaaaattgcccaggtatatcctgtgcacaaaaagcaggacaaaccaacCTGGCCAATAACCGCCCCATCAGTCGACTgttgattatcagtaaagtaatggaagggtcaccaacagtgctgtcaagcagcgcttgcttagcaataacctgctcactgatgcccagtttgggctccgccagggccactgagctcctgacctcattagccttggttcaaacatggacaaaagagttgaactcctgaggtgagagtgactgcccttgtcatttgaccaagtatggcatcaagaagccctagcaaaacgagtcaatgggaattggggagaaaattctctgctggttggagtcatatgtagtacgaaggaagatggctgtggttgttggaggtcagtcatctcagcaccaggacatcattgcaggggttcctcagggtagcatcctaggcccaaccatcttcagctgcttcatcaatgaccttccttccatcaaaaggtccgaattggggatgttcgctgatgattgcaggatgttaagcaccattcatgactcctcagttactgaagcagtccatgtccaaatgctgcaagacctggacaatatccaggcctaggctgacaagtggcaagtaacatttgcaccacacacgtgtcaggcaatgaccatctccaacaaaagagaacccaaccatcaccccttgttgttcaatggcattaccatcactaaatcccccactatcaacaccctgaccagaaactgaactggactagcatttaaatactgtggcttcaagagcaggccagaggctaggaatcgtgcaatgagtaactcacctcctgactccccaaagcctgtccaccatctttaaggcacaagtcagtattgtgatggaatgcttcccacttgcctggatgagtacaactcccacaacactgaagaagcttgacacagtccaggacaaaacagtccacttcattggcaccacatcgataaacattcactctgtccaccactgatgcacagtagcagcagtgtgtaccatcttcaagatgcagtgcaggaattcaccaaggttccttagacagcaccttccaaacccatgaccactaccgcctagaaggacaagggcagcagttagatgggaacaccaccacctggaagttcccctccaagtcattcatcattctgacttggaaatatattgctgttttttggtcaaaatccgggaactgtcttcctaatagcactctgggtatacctacaccacatggactgcagtggttcaagaaggcagctcaccaccaccaccacctcaagggcaactagggatgggcaatagattctggccttcttgagccgctgcggtccatgtggtgtaggtatacccatagtgttgttaggaagggagttccagggttttgacccagtgacagtgaaggagcaatgattttttttccaagtcaggatggtgagtgacttggaggggaacttccaggtagtagtgttcccatctatctgctgcccttgcctttctaggtgtcagtggtcttgggtttggaaggtgcagtcaaaaGAGCCTTAGGGAATTTCTGCagcgtatcttgtagatggtacacagtgctgctactgtgtgtcagtggtggagggtgtgaatatttgtggatgtggtgctaatcaagtggactgctttgtcctggacggtgtcaagcttcttcagtgttgtgggagctgcactcatccaggcaagtgaggagtattccgtcactctcctgacttgtgccttgtagatggtggacaatcactggggagtcaggagggaggTGAGttctcatcgcaggattcctagcctctcatctgttcttgtagccacagtgtttatttggctagtccagttcagtttctggtcaccccaggatgttgatagtgggggattcagtgatggtgagaCTGTTGaagagattctctcttgttggagatggtcattgcttggcacttgtgtggcatgaatgtaacttgccacttgttaacCCAAGCCTagattattgtccaggtcttgctgcacttggcatggactgcttcagtatctgaggagtcgtgaatggtgctcaacattgtgcaatcatcagtgaacacccccacttctgaccttatgatggaaggaaggccattgatgaagcagctgaagatggttggaatgaggacactagcctgaggaacccctgaagtgactgacctccaacatccacaaccagcttcctttgtgctagaaatGACtcgaaccagtggagagttttccccctgattcccattgactccagttttgctagggctctttaatgccacacggtcaaatgcggccttgatgtcaagggccgtcactctcatctctcctcaggagttcagctcttttgtccatgtttgaaccaaggcttaatgaggtcaggagctgaatggcccttgcggaacccaaactgggcatcagtaagcatTCTGCATCATGCACATTCCCATTTTCCTTTGCCACAATTTGGGCAGCTGTGTCTTGGTGACTCTttattatttgttcttgggatgtgaacatcgatgagaagactggcatttattgcccatcagagccatttcagatggcattgAGTCAGATACAGGCCAGAATGGGTAAGTAAGACAGATTTCCTCCCTGATgtgcattactgaaccagatgggtttttacaacaatccagtattattaatgagactagccttttattccagatttattaattaattgaattctcTCAGCTGCGCTGGTGGGAATTGAACTCCTTTCCAGAGCATTATtccaggcctttggattactggtccagtaacattaccactatgttacCACCCCTCTTGgcctaggccttaagctctggaactccatccctgaacctctccactttgctacctctttctcctcctttcgGACTCTCCTtaaaaacctacatctttgactaagcttttggttaccAGTCCTTATATCACCTTGTGTGGTTCGCTGTTAAACTTTGTGTGAAGACACTTTGTGTGAAGCCCCTTGCAATGTATTACTCtattaaaggtgctatggaaATGTAAGTTTTTGTCGTGCACTCCCACGTTGTACATTGCCAGCATATATGCACCCATATTAGGGAAGAAAAATTCCACATCTGCCCTCAATTCCTAAAGAGATACTGTAGTGTTTCTGTAGTATAGTGGTTGTCACATTCGCCTAACATGCAAACGTCCCTGGTTTGAAACAGTGTGGTAATGTTACAAAGGTTCCACTttagaggtcttgtggcacagtgggtagcatccctgcctctaagCAGACACTCTGCGTTTGAATCCCACTCTAGAACATGTTGGCCAAGGAAGGCATGTTcctaacatggccaaacaggaggagtatcaacttgtaaatcattCCCACATAGACCAAGGGCAggaggtaagagtgggagagattcttggtcatcatgtgatggaaagaaattggaaccTCTACTATCACGATCCATAGCTCAGGACTACAACATGCATATAAACAGACACTAATTGTCAATGGTGGGTTGAAAAGTTTGGAGCTATATATTTGTCATGTCGTGAATAAATCTAAAAAtgagtaaagattgacttctgTCTCCTCCTCCACTATCTGGCTGTAAGACATTTAATactagggtggggtggggttacttattgcaataaaaatgttttcattGGGTTCTGCAATTATCTATCACAAATTGAATACACCTTTAGTTGTGCAATATGTACAGTCGGTCTGTAGTTGTGCAATATGTACAGTCGGTCTGTAGTTGTGCAATATGTACAGTCGGTCTGTAGTTGTGCAATATGTACAGTCAATCTGTAGTTGTGCAATGTGTACAGTCGAGATTTTACAATGTTCATTTTTGGCCTGTCTTATGTTTATCGTTCAATATTAATAGTGTTTAACAAATCTGTTCAATTACCAGTGCCATGTGATCGGTGGGAATAGATGAGTGCCGATTACAGATGCATCACTttttattaaattatttattttaattgttcTTCAATCCTCTATAATTTTCTTTCCTACCTCCGTATTCTCATCTACCGACCCTATCTCCTGTTATTCTGGGGTTTAGTTCCACAGTCATCTTGCCAAAGTGGCTGTTCTTCATCTCTGAGCTATGTTGGCTTGGGTTTTGCAGTCAGCAGGGAGGGAGTGGTGCTAATTGTTCACTTCATCCACTGACATTTGCCCACAGAGCTTCTGCTAACTTTAGAGCCAACACTTGCTCCAATCCGATGTCTGATCCCACGCAGTGCCCTCTGCAGGGGTCTGTGAACAGATCAAACTTCTTCagtcaatcagattgaagaatccttactAAAATGAGCGGAGTCTAAACCAGGAAGTATAAAGCAAGAaatgcaaattaaatttaaatgatGTACAAAAAGCGAAATGAAGATTGGGAAAGGCACATGAGATTAAGGGCGAGAGAGATTGGGTcagaaaaaggaaaataaatgaaTTAGTTTTAAAATCTTCAACACTAAGTACTAAAGCAAGTTAGTTTACACTTGCAAAATTAAACTTTTAGGGCTAGAGAGGTTGTTCATGAGTAATTATCATGTCATTAAAAGTTCACTTACTGCTGAATGGGACAGCCTTAACTTTTTCTGGGATGTTTagtggagatagagaggcagagggaattCCTGTGTCTGGGGCCTCTGCCTTCTGTTCTATTGTGTGGTGTGCTGTATGACTATGAACATTTTGTAAATGTATTTTATAGCCAAGCAGTTGTGGTGGATCGAACCATGTACATTTCTGGGCAACTGGGGTTGGATCCTGCAACTGGGCAGCTTGTGGCTGGAGGAACAACACAGGAAGCCAAGCAGGTAATGTCTTGGCTTCATTAACAATAAATTCCTGGCCCAATTCATACTGTACCTTTTGAATCATAGAGGGCATTGGGCCTAATGAGTCCAtgttagctctttcaaagagcattcCGGTTAGTTCCAATCACCTTTTTCCCTATATCCATGCAGTGTTTTTCTCCTTCATGTATTTATCTAATGCCATTTTGAAGCCAAGATTGAATCTCCATCCAccacgcagtgcattccagatcagaaccgCTCGTtatgtaaaaacatttttcctcgtGTTAcctctggtccttttgccaatcaccttaaatctatgccctctggttatcaacTCTTGAGCCATAAGgaacaatttatttttatttaccctgtctaaacccttcataattttaaacacctctatcaaatctcctctaaccTTGCCTGCTTTTAGAGaatcagccccagcttctccaatctacataactgtaatccctcatcccttTCTAGCAAATTTTTTCTATACCCTGTCCAAAGCCTTCACCCTTCCCAAAGTACAATGCCTAGAATTaggcataatactccagctggggctgaagtaatgttttaatgatactgtataaattgttctgactgtcaagaaaacaagaaattgtaatgtCTTTTGGTAATATCACTAAATATTTCTTGTGTACTGGAAAACAGGATATTGGGGCTTGTAAGTCTGATAATTGGAATAAGAGACAGAATAACCGCAAGAGTCTAAAgccaacagtaagaaatggttttgaTATATTagtgaaccaagaggaacttcaatcagaattttacataaagcaataacaggagtagttttgaattgagttgttttatgTCAAAGGGGGATATATGCAGATTGTAAAAGGTGCAAATAAGTAAGGTAAAGATCAGGTAAATTTACTTTTTTAAAGCCTAAGAGCCAGAGTAAAGAAACCagtttaatcaattctgggaagaaaccATTTCTGAAGACACTGGTTGAGATAATAGAGAGATgaaagggaaggaatgcatttaaggaaatactaaAGCCAATGTGGAGGTAGCTATTTAGATCTCCCAGAAGGCAGCAGGATAGCTGGCCAGAAGTCTGGGAAGTAGTATAATTGCATCTTTACTGCATGTGAGAGTATAAGCTAAAATATACATGTTGGTAATTAAAGGTTTATTGAAAATACAACATAGGCAGAGGCTCCCAAGTGTAAGCCAGTCCTGTTGACCAGGTCACAAGTGGGTTACATTCTGTTAAACTACTGGTTTTCTGCTCTGATATCAAACATAACTAATCTGTTTAAAAGAGAGAATCAGCTTTTTTTCACTGGAGCTACCCAGCTAGGTTTGATGAAATCTGAGAATTATTTTCATGGTTCATTAATAATTGATACTTGATGCCCATTGCCAATACAATAACGTGGGCATGTTTTGAATCATTATGGTCTATAACCTAATCTTTGAAGGATAGTTGCAAGTTTGAGCTTGCAGACTGATCTTTAATTATGAAACATTTCACAATCCAAGACTTTGACATAAATTAATCTTCACTTTTTGGAAAGCTTGTGTCTATTTAAATGATTTGCAATCTGAAAAGAGATATGAGTGAGGAAAATCATTTATTAACAGATTATAAGGTTCCAAGCACATTTGCATAGAATaatgacagtgaagaaataaCTAATCATCTGAACTAATTTGTAATGTTCTCTGTGGCAGGCACTCATCAACATGGGAGAGATCCTcaaggctgcaaactgtaactaTGATAATGGTATGAGGCTAAAATGTGGCGCTCCCCCTGAACAGAGCCAACAAGAGCTTTTTCAATCATAAACCAGGATACCAAAAGTAGAGAGGAAATAACCAAAACATGTTAAACGATTTGTGCTTTGTAAGGAATAACGTCAAATCTAGTTTCAGCTGGAACTGTGAGGAAGAAATGTGAGGtctacatttagggaggtcaaacagttacagggattacaaaatggAATATACtcagaggggtagatgaagtgagagatcttggtgtacaagtgcacaggtccctgaaggcaacagtttaaatagacaaggttgtaaagaaggcataaggaatgatctccttcattggcagaggtatagaatataaaagtaaggatataatgttggaactgtataaaacactggtgatgccacaactggagtattgtgtgcagttctggtcaccacattacaggaaggacgtaaaagctctggagagagtgcagaggaggtttacaagaatgttgccagggttagaaaagtgtagctatgaggagagattggataggttggggttattttccttggaacaaagaaggctgagaggtgacttgttgaggtgtacaaaattatgaggggaatagatagagtggacaggataaaattgtttcccttgatggagaattctagaaccggggacatagattcaagataagtggcagaaggtgtaggtgggacatgaggaaaaccttttttatgcagagggtagtgggtgtctggaattcactgcccaagttggtggtagaggcagaaactttaaactctttttaaaaagtacctggatctgcacctaaagtgctgtaagctgcagggctatgggcaggaaggtgggattagagagggcacctgggtgtcctcgggctggtatggacaagatgggccacatggcctccttctgtgctgtaacctttctatggttctaactgggaagtttaaaatgaaaacaaaatactgtggatgctggaattcctgaaataaaaacagcacttgtggagaaagaaacagttcaTGTTTCTGGTCGATGACCTTTTAATCAGAACTGTGAGATCATTGACCTGacatgttaactgtttctctctccctgcagatGCTCCCTgatctggcattttctgttttcgtttaaATCTACTTAATGAAGTGATGTACTTTGTGTGGCAGTGCTGAATTTACTGTACAATCTGGCAGAGAATATTGCTTAAACTGTGCTTTGGGAAGATAGATATTTTAAAGAAAATGCTTAAAACGTTGACATGTTAACTTAGATTTAATTTTGAACActtacaagttttttttttaatttgtcatAGTTGTAAAAACAACTGTTCTTCTGGCAGACATCAACGACTTCAATTGTGTTAACGATGTTTACAAGCAATGTGAGTATAGATCTCGTGTTTCTATATCTTTATAATGCAAGTGTAAAAACAGataaaataggagcagagtaGACCTTTTGTcatctcaagcctgctccagctAAATTTTTACCTCAGCTCCACCTTATCCTCGTATCCCTTGATACCCttggtatccaaaaatctatcaatctcagccttgaatctaCTCCGACTGAGCAATAACAGCCTCAATTCCAAAGGTTCataaccctctgaatgaagaaattcctcctcatctcagtccgaagtGCTGATCCCTTATTCTGCGACT from Carcharodon carcharias isolate sCarCar2 chromosome 6, sCarCar2.pri, whole genome shotgun sequence includes the following:
- the rida gene encoding 2-iminobutanoate/2-iminopropanoate deaminase, producing the protein MAAFVRRIISTTKAPGAIGPYSQAVVVDRTMYISGQLGLDPATGQLVAGGTTQEAKQALINMGEILKAANCNYDNVVKTTVLLADINDFNCVNDVYKQYFKTNFPARAVYQVAALPRGGRVEIEAVAVVGPIVEGAVDQKL